A region of the Gambusia affinis linkage group LG11, SWU_Gaff_1.0, whole genome shotgun sequence genome:
CCTCGTCCTGCCACAGCTGCCCCTCGTCCTCCCACagctgtccctcgtcctgccactGTTGGCCCTCCGGCCACTGATGCTCATCCTGTAACTGCTACTCATCCTCTCCCTCCTGCCACAGCTGCCCCTCATCCTGCTACGGCTGTCCCTTGTCCTGCTACTGTTGCTCATCCTGCCATggctgtccctcgtcctgccacaGCTGCCCCTCGTCCTGCCACAGCTGCCCCTCGTCCAGCCACGGCTGGCCCtcgtcctgccacggctgcccctcgTCCTGCCACGGCTGGCCCTCCAGCCACTGTTGGCCCTCCAGCCACTGTTGGCCCTCCGGCCACTGATGCTCATCCTGTAACTGCTACTCATCCTCTCCCTCCTACCACAGCTGCCCCTCATCCTGCTATGGCTGTCCCTTgtcctgccacggctgtccCTTGTCCTGCCACAGCTGTCCCTTGTCCTGCTACTGTTGCTCATCCTGCCATGGCTGTCCCTCATCCTGCCCTGGCTGTCCCTTGTCCTGCCACTGTTGTTCGTCCTGCCATGGCTGCACCTCATCCTGCCATGGCTGTCCTttgtcctgccacggctgcccctcATCCTGCTACTGTTGCTCATCCTGCCATGGCTGCACCTCATCCTGCCACTGTTGCTCGTCCTGGCATGGCTGTCCCTCGTCCTCCCACGGCTGCACCTCATCCTGCCATGGCTATCCCTGATCCTGCAACGCTTGCCAGACGTATTCCCAATGCTGCTCGTTCTGCAAGGGTTACCCCAGATGTTGCCACTGTTGCTGATCTTGTCCCTCCTGCCATGGCTGTCCCTCATCCTCCCATGGCTGCACCTCATCCTGCCATGGCTGTCCCTCATCCTGCAACGCTTGTCAGACGTATTGCCAATGCTGCTCGTTCTGCAAGGGTTACCCCAGATGTTGCCACTGTTGCTGATCTTGTCCCTCCTGCCATGGCTGTCCCTCGTCCTCCCATGGCTGCACCTCATCCTGCCATGGCTGTCCCTCATCCTGCCATGGCTATCCCTGATCCTGCAACTCTTGCCAGACGTATTGCCAATGCTGCACGTTCTGCAAGGGTTACCTCAGATGTTGCCACTGTTGCTGATCTTGTCCCTCCTGCTATGGCTGTCCCTCATCCTGCCATGGCTATCCCTTGTCCTGCTACTGTTGCTCATCCTGCCATggctgtccctcgtcctgccacaGCTGCCCCTCGTCCTGCCACAGCTGCCCCTTGTCCTGCCACGTCTGGCCCtcgtcctgccacggctgcccctcATCCTGCTATGGCTGTCCCTTgtcctgccacggctgtccCTTGTCCTGCCACAGCTGTCCCTTGTCCTGCTACTGTTGCTCATCCTGCCATGGCTGTCCCTCATCCTGCCCTGGCTGTCCCTTGTCCTGCCACTGTTGCTCGTCCTGCCATGGCTGCACCTCATCCTACCACTGTTGCTCGTCCTGCCATGGCTGTCCCTCATCCTGCCATGGCTGTCCTttgtcctgccacggctgcccctcATCCTGCTACTGTTGCTCATCCTGCCATGGCTGCACCTCATCCTGCCACTGTTGCTCGTCCTGCCATGGCTGTCCCTCATCCTCCCATGGCTGCACCTCATCCTGCCATGGCTGTCCCTCATCCTGCAACTCTTGCCAGACGTATTGCCAATGCTGCACGTTCTGCAAGGGTTACCCCAGATGTTGCCACTGTTGCTGATCTTGTCCCTCCTGCCATGGCTGTCCCTCATCCTGCCATGGCTATCCCTCATCCTGCAACGTTTGCCAGACGTATTGCCAATGCTGCTCGTTCTGCAATGGTTGGCCCACATCCCGCTACCATTTCTTGTCGTGCCTATGCTACTCGTCTTGCCACGGTGGCAAAGTGCAGGTGGAAGAAGGATGCTCGTCCTACTTTCACTATTTCTCGCCGTGGCATTTCTACTCGTAGTGCCACTGATGCCCCTCATGCTGCCACTGATGCTCCTCATGCTGCCACTGAGGCCCCTCATGTTGCCTTTGATGTCCCTCATGCTGCCACTGATCCTGCCACTGATGCTTGTCCTGCTGACaagaaaaagatacattttacaAGTGTGCATCATGATATATTATTTCTGATTCTCGTAACCGTGTGTGCTTGGTACCACGAGTGGTTCATTTTACAGTTTGGTGAAATGTTCACAAAATTCCTGTTTATAATTTTCTGTACTTAttatctttgtctttgtttttaagaaaaaaaaaataatttcatgttagCAGGTTCTCTCTGGGCGCTCCAGCTTCCTCCCTCAGCCCAAAAAGATTTTGGTAATGGATGGTTGattgaagaaaatttatttttgttgattttagttCAGCAATTTATTCTAATGCTGAACATCATCCTCAAGAGATTAGTAGGTtgtatcttttttaaaattaagtggCATCACTATTTTAttaagggctgcacagtggcgcactTAGTAGCAATGTTGCCTGGCAAGAAGAAgattctgggttcgattcccggggtctttctgaatgcagtttgcatgttctctctatgcatgcgtgggttctctccgggtgctccggctttcTCCCTCAGTCCTAAAAGATTTTGGTAATGGATGGTTGATTGacgaaaatttatttttgttgattttagttCAGCAATTTATTCTAATGCTGAACATCATCCTCAAGAAATTAGTAGGttgtctcttttttaaaattaagtggCATCACTATTTTATTAAGGGCTGTATAGTGGCACACTTGGTAGCAATGTTTGCCTGGCAAGAAGAAgattctgggttcgattcccggggtCGTTCTGAATGCAGATGGCATGTTCTCTCtatgcatgcgtgggttctctccgggtgctccggctttctcccacagtccaaaaagatTTTGGTAATGGATGGTtgattgaagaaaatgtatttttattgatttttgtttagcAATTTATCGTAATGCTGAACATCCTCCTTAAGAAATTAGTAGGGtgtctcttttttaaattaagttgtaGGACTCTTTTAttaagggctgcacagtggcacagttggtagagctgttgccttgcagcaagaaggtcctgggttcaactcccggcccggggtctttctgcatggagtttgcatgttctccctgtgcatggtgggttctctccgggtgctccggcttcctcccacagtccaaaaacatgactgtcaggttaattggtctctccaaattctccctaggtgtgagtgtgtgtgtgaatggttgtgtgtcctgtatgtctctgtgttgccctgcgacagactggcgacctgtcagTGTGAAcgccgcctctcacccggactgctagctggagatgggcaccagaacctcccaaccccattaagGGACAAGGAGGTAAGaaactggatggatggactctTTAATCAAAAAgatctcagaaagtgaaatacAACTAAGTTCTCTCTGATCCCAAGTAGCACAGGGCTCCCCAAAGGTTGCCTTAGTTCACCTCACCTTTTGATTTTGTACACAAACTAATATGTTAGTTCTCAACTCAACCAGTATAATACAATTTTCGGATGACACAGTTACTCTGAGTCACAGTTTGTATTTTGGTGTGACTCTCATAAACTACAGATTAATaatacaattaataataattaacattattattaataatattactgatcatattaatatttttacatagcATTAATATTGTGTTATACATGACATacatattattataaaaatatgtaataatatgTACTATAACATGAAGGGATTACTTGTAAACACAGGAAATTAAATTGCAGAACTTTATATCCTAACATACTTCTACATAcacataggcctgtcacaataacaaattttgctgaacgattaattgtctcaaaaactattgcgatagacgatagtattgtttgaagacctttgtacactgatttaatggaacgTTGATCATTCTAAGATTGTTTcttgtaaggggaaaatgtaggtgtgaactaacatgtagtgcaggggtgggcaactccaggcctcgagggccggtctcctgcaactttttaatgcatctctacttcaacacacctgagtcaaataatgaagtcattagcaggactctggagaacctgactgttctcaggaggtgattcagctgttgaattcatgtgtgttggaccagggagacatctaagagttgcaggacaccggacctcAAGGACCAgtattgcccacccctggtgtagtgtgaactattgcatcaggtagtcgatgtgcccattttctctaattaaatctaatgattactgaagggcaatataatatacctcattatttgactcaggtgtgttgaagtagagatgcattaaaaagttgcaggagaccggccctcgaggcctggagttgcccacccctgcactacatgttagttcacacctacattttccccttacaagaaacaatcttagaacgatcaacgttctaagattgtttcttgtgatcatcctgtagtgtgtggtgtgttacggtagctCGTTGtgccgctccgatctaaatcaggggttttccccgaccGGGAGCGTTAACGGCAACTatagtctttcttttttaagactttttttttttaacactttaagaTAATAAGAAATCAATTGAGTTCTTATTGACTTAAATATGAAGAACGTTGGACTTTTAACATGATTTCTTAATGCGTTCCTTATTACAATATTATTCAATTTCCTTCCACATCACAAATATGAAGCATGTCACAttcattaaattacaaatacttcaacaatatgacaaaatgtcagaaaagtcAAAAGATGTTGATgcttttcactgcaaaacacaaaatctaactaAGTAACTTTAAtgtagtttctagagcaaatatcatagttaatttggaaaaagacaaaccttacttacaagtaacttttttgagcttgttttaactaaataattccatattattgatgaaaaagtactagtccTATTAGCAGATATTTTCACTCATGACGAGggtaaaatgtcttgttctagCTGAATTAATCTGCCAAAGGAAGTAGTACTTTTTCACCAGTTTTAAAGAATTattcactttaaacaaactcTTCTAGCTCGCTGAAATGTTAGTTGTAAGTTACTTCTCTGATTTCAggtaagatatttgcaatagaaactagatttaaaatatttaaaattttgtatttttgcagtgctgaTTTTAGGCAAATATCTTGAaaacttttcagtaataaaaatgagcttattttaactaaataatttcttaatattgatgaaaaagtcccTGTTCTAATGGCAGGTtaattcacttataacaaggcATTTTTTCCTTGTTATAAGAAAAGTAATTactagtttttcatcaatattaaggaactatttagttccttaatattgttacttttactcactacacttgttttatttcaggtacagtgagatatttgcagtagaaaccagaaaaaaattatatgatttcatgttttttgcagCGTTGTAAggcattaaatgtaaaatatagcTCATTAAAGCATAACATAGAGAGAAGTTTTGTCGTTTACCCTGTGAGACGTTGCCTTGGTACTGGCCCGGACCACCTGCTGGTACCACTGACAGTGACATTCCCTGCTGGTATTGGCCCCCCTTGTTCATCATCCCGTCATAAACCTGCTGCCCGACGACACGGTGCGGCGCGGTGGCCGAGGACGAGGAGGTGGAGGTGACGATCATGGTGTTGTGCAACTGATGGGAggcagggccgtgcagagaccttttgaggggcaggggctcaaatttaaaaaaggggcacattgaacaaaactACTGCATAAATAATCTCAATATATCAAACATTTACTGGTCAAGACATTCATAGTGGCATAATGAAATGGAATTGAGACGAGTTTCTAGTggtcaaaaaacaaacttttttgttAGATATGACCAGTTAAGAACTGACCCTAGCAAAAGACTGATCAAGCACTGACAGTGTTAGTTTTGGACCAGTTAGTACCAACtgaa
Encoded here:
- the LOC122840339 gene encoding ice-structuring glycoprotein-like, which encodes MTIVSKIPVGVLLPLGIGLGYLLGTGIKKIINYYYPGKDLDDMSSLPSGGLTEVETIDLTSEMTMLLSLEQNTVFGNMIPRETELDCTVGSRPATAAPRPATAGPRPATAAPRPATAAPRPATDAHPVTATHPLPPTTAAPHPATAVPCPATAVPCPATVAHPAMAVPRPATAAPRPATAAPRPPTAVPRPATVGPPATDAHPVTATHPLPPATAAPHPATAVPCPATVAHPAMAVPRPATAAPRPATAAPRPATAGPRPATAAPRPATAGPPATVGPPATVGPPATDAHPVTATHPLPPTTAAPHPAMAVPCPATAVPCPATAVPCPATVAHPAMAVPHPALAVPCPATVVRPAMAAPHPAMAVLCPATAAPHPATVAHPAMAAPHPATVARPGMAVPRPPTAAPHPAMAIPDPATLARRIPNAARSARVTPDVATVADLVPPAMAVPHPPMAAPHPAMAVPHPATLVRRIANAARSARVTPDVATVADLVPPAMAVPRPPMAAPHPAMAVPHPAMAIPDPATLARRIANAARSARVTSDVATVADLVPPAMAVPHPAMAIPCPATVAHPAMAVPRPATAAPRPATAAPCPATSGPRPATAAPHPAMAVPCPATAVPCPATAVPCPATVAHPAMAVPHPALAVPCPATVARPAMAAPHPTTVARPAMAVPHPAMAVLCPATAAPHPATVAHPAMAAPHPATVARPAMAVPHPPMAAPHPAMAVPHPATLARRIANAARSARVTPDVATVADLVPPAMAVPHPAMAIPHPATFARRIANAARSAMVGPHPATISCRAYATRLATVAKCRWKKDARPTFTISRRGISTRSATDAPHAATDAPHAATEAPHVAFDVPHAATDPATDACPADKKKIHFTSVHHDILFLILVTVCAWYHEWFILQFGEMFTKFLFIIFCTYYLCLCF